The following proteins come from a genomic window of Blastococcus sp. HT6-30:
- a CDS encoding AtzH-like domain-containing protein — translation MTGPEPVPSGLLEAFDAYEAALMADDVAALDQLFAPGPGTLRADADGVLVGHGEIAAFRRGRGGAPGRAVVRVHVQVIDDDHALVLAVTELARGGRGVQTQLWARSAGVPEHGGWQVTAAHVAVPPPVLDTRIWRVVGDPLVPPAGDGPLTGQTLAVKDLYAVAGHPLGAGNPARLAQARPEPRHADTVDRLLRAGASVRGIARTDEFAYSLAGVNPHYGTPPNPAAPGRLPGGSSSGSASAVALGHATVGLGTDTGGSIRVPAAYQGLYGIRTTHGAVDRTGLLPLAPDFDTVGWLTRTADVLRAVGDVLLPPGSPGGSDQLVFVPGLVDLAGPEVRDTVLAWVGTAGATRLDRSLDDLDEWRAALQTWQASQAWRSHGRWLDGNLDALGNDVRSRFEVAAAVDAGTAGRARAVLDEARGVVRELVGDRVLVLPSAPSVAPPVSTGATLEERNATMRLTCLAGLAGLPAVSVPTRTPDGLPVGVCLVAGAGRDRDLLDLAVEYTQR, via the coding sequence GTGACCGGCCCCGAGCCCGTCCCGTCCGGGCTGCTCGAGGCGTTCGACGCGTACGAGGCCGCGCTCATGGCCGACGACGTCGCGGCCCTCGACCAGCTCTTCGCCCCGGGCCCCGGCACGCTGCGCGCCGACGCCGACGGCGTCCTCGTCGGGCACGGGGAGATCGCCGCGTTCCGCCGCGGCCGCGGCGGGGCGCCGGGGCGCGCCGTCGTCCGGGTCCACGTGCAGGTGATCGACGACGACCACGCGCTCGTCCTGGCGGTCACCGAGCTCGCCCGCGGCGGGCGGGGGGTGCAGACCCAGCTCTGGGCCCGGTCGGCCGGCGTCCCGGAGCACGGCGGCTGGCAGGTGACCGCGGCGCACGTCGCCGTTCCGCCGCCGGTCCTCGACACCCGGATCTGGCGGGTGGTCGGCGATCCGCTCGTCCCGCCGGCGGGCGACGGCCCGCTGACGGGCCAGACCCTCGCGGTCAAGGACCTGTACGCGGTGGCCGGTCACCCGCTCGGCGCCGGCAACCCGGCCCGGCTGGCGCAGGCCCGGCCCGAGCCGCGGCACGCGGACACCGTCGACCGGCTGCTGCGCGCCGGCGCCTCGGTCCGCGGCATCGCCCGCACCGACGAGTTCGCGTACTCGCTGGCCGGGGTCAACCCCCACTACGGCACGCCACCGAACCCCGCGGCACCGGGCCGCCTCCCCGGCGGCTCCTCCAGCGGGAGCGCCAGCGCGGTCGCCCTCGGCCACGCCACCGTCGGCCTGGGCACCGACACCGGCGGATCGATCCGCGTCCCTGCGGCCTACCAGGGGCTGTACGGCATCCGCACCACCCACGGCGCCGTCGACCGGACCGGTCTGCTCCCGCTCGCCCCGGACTTCGACACGGTGGGCTGGCTCACCCGGACGGCGGACGTGCTCCGCGCGGTCGGCGACGTGCTGCTGCCACCCGGGTCGCCCGGGGGCAGCGATCAGCTGGTGTTCGTGCCCGGGCTGGTCGACCTCGCCGGCCCCGAGGTCCGCGACACCGTCCTGGCCTGGGTCGGGACGGCCGGCGCGACCAGGCTCGACCGGTCGCTCGACGACCTCGACGAGTGGCGCGCCGCGTTGCAGACCTGGCAGGCGTCGCAGGCCTGGCGCTCGCACGGGAGGTGGCTCGACGGGAACCTCGACGCGCTGGGGAACGACGTCCGGTCCCGGTTCGAGGTCGCCGCGGCCGTCGACGCGGGCACCGCCGGCCGGGCCCGCGCGGTGCTCGACGAGGCCCGCGGAGTCGTGCGGGAGCTGGTCGGCGACCGGGTGCTCGTGCTGCCCAGCGCGCCCTCGGTGGCGCCGCCGGTGTCGACCGGCGCCACGCTCGAGGAGCGCAACGCCACCATGCGGCTCACCTGCCTGGCGGGGCTGGCCGGCCTGC
- a CDS encoding SpoIIE family protein phosphatase: MTGSLPSGTPLPADSDPAFERFARLVRWQLDVPVALVTLVSAEEQVFAGALGLPEPWQSTRRTPLSHSFCQHVVRSAELLVITDARTHPLVRDNLAIPDLSVIAYAGVPLTDVDGAVVGSLCAIDSRPRTWSDRDLAVLTDLADACSSELQLRGARRRSADAAAVARSATGQAQRLLAQHAIDRSRWLLALEAGQVGTFELGLATGDLDVDDRLLELSGMDRAGFSGRPEDVYAHVHPDDVADVVARVRRAIETGGTYEAEYRIVVPGGAPRWVAARGEVVGGEEGLTGRLIGVVHDTTAQRGSLELAAQALESMAVGYLAMDADWRVTYVNSEAERVSGYRRADLVGRVFWEAFPATVGSEFEDSYRRAVATGRVVAFDAYYPEPLDIWVEVRANPEHGGLALYFVDISERVRAQQRSELLGDVTRELNGTLDAEQAVGRLAQLVVPSLADWCLVSLVDDDQAGSWRAVRDVGWWHARPELRPVVKGYAHERIGALRETSYLRQALVTGRVVTVSAEGTERLREVFEPGPVHRYLDRLAPESFAVFPLRGRGRTVGVLTLFSGPARAPIAAADRQIAADIAARAGLALDTARLYRQQRRLSEGLQRSLLTAPVQPDHVQIVVRYTPAAEAAKVGGDWYDAFRQPGGTTIVTIGDVLGHNTEAAAAMGQVRSMLRAIAVTTDAGPAEILTRVDEAMAVLRTRTNATAVVLRLEQTDEQARRGATTIRWSNAGHPPPVVVGADGTVRSLTAPRADLLLGVDDSARRSEHEVELDRGAVLVLYTDGLVERRDADLDAGFERLTDALGDLAGQDLDVLCDELLTRMLPGAVDDDVALIAVRLHPQDRPRPPEARPSRIPDAPGVIERTG; this comes from the coding sequence CTGACTGGATCGCTGCCCTCCGGGACGCCGCTGCCGGCGGACTCCGATCCCGCGTTCGAGCGTTTCGCCCGCCTCGTCCGCTGGCAGCTGGACGTGCCGGTCGCGCTGGTGACCCTGGTGTCGGCCGAGGAGCAGGTGTTCGCGGGTGCCCTCGGCCTGCCCGAGCCCTGGCAGTCCACCCGCCGCACGCCGCTGAGCCACTCCTTCTGCCAGCACGTGGTGCGGTCGGCGGAGCTGCTGGTCATCACCGACGCGCGCACGCACCCGCTGGTTCGCGACAACCTGGCCATCCCCGACCTGTCGGTGATCGCCTACGCCGGCGTGCCGCTCACCGACGTCGACGGTGCCGTGGTCGGGTCGCTGTGCGCCATCGACAGCCGGCCGCGCACCTGGTCGGACCGGGACCTGGCCGTGCTGACCGACCTGGCCGATGCGTGCAGCTCCGAGTTGCAGCTGCGGGGTGCGCGACGGCGCTCGGCGGATGCCGCCGCGGTGGCACGGAGCGCGACCGGTCAGGCCCAGCGGCTGCTCGCCCAGCACGCCATCGACAGGTCCCGCTGGCTGCTCGCGCTCGAGGCCGGGCAGGTCGGCACCTTCGAGTTGGGCCTGGCCACCGGTGACCTCGACGTCGACGACCGCCTGCTGGAGCTGTCGGGGATGGACCGGGCCGGGTTCAGCGGCCGGCCCGAGGACGTCTACGCGCACGTGCACCCCGACGACGTTGCGGACGTCGTCGCCCGGGTGCGGCGAGCCATCGAGACCGGGGGGACCTACGAGGCCGAGTACCGGATCGTCGTCCCCGGCGGGGCGCCCCGCTGGGTCGCGGCCCGCGGCGAGGTGGTCGGTGGAGAGGAGGGGCTGACCGGACGGCTGATCGGCGTCGTGCACGACACCACCGCGCAGCGGGGGTCGCTGGAGCTGGCCGCGCAGGCACTGGAGTCGATGGCCGTGGGCTACCTGGCGATGGACGCCGACTGGCGGGTCACGTACGTCAACTCCGAGGCGGAGCGGGTCTCCGGCTACCGGCGGGCGGATCTCGTCGGGCGGGTCTTCTGGGAGGCGTTCCCGGCCACCGTCGGCAGCGAGTTCGAGGACAGCTACCGGCGGGCGGTCGCCACGGGCCGCGTGGTCGCGTTCGACGCGTACTACCCCGAGCCGCTCGACATCTGGGTCGAGGTCCGTGCCAATCCCGAGCACGGCGGGTTGGCGCTCTACTTCGTGGACATCAGCGAGCGGGTGCGCGCCCAGCAGCGCAGCGAGCTGCTGGGCGACGTCACCCGCGAGCTCAACGGCACGCTGGACGCCGAGCAGGCAGTCGGCCGCCTGGCCCAGCTGGTCGTCCCGTCGCTGGCCGACTGGTGCCTGGTCAGCCTCGTCGACGACGACCAGGCCGGTAGCTGGCGTGCCGTGCGCGACGTCGGCTGGTGGCACGCCCGACCGGAGCTCCGCCCCGTCGTGAAAGGTTATGCGCACGAGCGCATCGGCGCGCTGCGTGAGACGTCGTACCTCCGGCAGGCGCTGGTCACCGGCCGGGTCGTCACCGTCAGCGCCGAGGGCACCGAACGTCTCCGGGAGGTGTTCGAGCCCGGGCCGGTGCACCGGTACCTGGACCGGCTGGCGCCGGAGTCCTTCGCCGTCTTCCCGCTGCGGGGCCGGGGTAGGACCGTCGGCGTGCTCACGCTGTTCAGCGGCCCGGCGCGTGCGCCGATCGCCGCCGCCGACCGGCAGATCGCCGCCGACATCGCCGCCCGCGCCGGGCTCGCTCTGGACACCGCGCGGCTCTACCGCCAGCAGCGCCGGCTGTCCGAGGGGCTGCAGCGGTCGCTGCTGACCGCACCCGTCCAGCCCGACCACGTGCAGATCGTGGTGCGGTACACGCCTGCGGCCGAGGCGGCGAAGGTCGGCGGCGACTGGTACGACGCGTTCCGCCAACCGGGCGGCACGACCATCGTGACCATCGGCGACGTGCTCGGGCACAACACCGAGGCGGCCGCCGCGATGGGCCAGGTCCGCTCGATGCTGCGGGCGATCGCGGTCACCACCGATGCCGGGCCGGCGGAGATCCTCACCCGCGTGGACGAGGCGATGGCGGTCCTGCGGACCCGGACGAACGCCACCGCCGTCGTCCTCCGCCTCGAGCAGACCGACGAGCAGGCCCGTCGAGGAGCCACCACCATCCGCTGGTCCAACGCCGGTCACCCACCGCCGGTCGTGGTGGGCGCGGACGGCACCGTCCGGTCGCTGACCGCCCCGCGGGCGGACCTGCTGCTGGGGGTCGACGACTCCGCCCGCCGGTCGGAGCACGAGGTGGAACTCGACAGGGGCGCCGTCCTCGTGCTGTACACCGACGGGCTGGTCGAGCGGCGCGACGCCGACCTCGACGCCGGGTTCGAGCGGCTGACCGACGCTCTGGGCGATCTGGCCGGGCAGGACCTCGACGTGCTCTGCGACGAGCTGCTGACCCGGATGCTCCCGGGAGCGGTCGACGACGACGTCGCGCTGATCGCCGTCCGACTGCATCCGCAGGACCGGCCGCGACCCCCGGAGGCACGGCCGAGCCGCATCCCCGACGCCCCCGGCGTCATCGAGCGGACCGGCTGA
- a CDS encoding alpha/beta hydrolase produces MPVDPHIAAMLTMMEEAGLPPMYAGSPEAGRALYLQLTHGARTPEQLVPVAGTEDRTVPGATGDLKARVYRPEGEGPFPTVVFFHGGGWVIGDLDTHDNMARHICRGSRAVVIAIDYRLAPEHPFPAAAEDAVAAARWVAGSLDELGGDQRLALAGDSAGGNLAAVVAQVLRDEGTPLAGQLLIYPAVDAEGDYPSRVENAKGYFLEKDTMDWFYGHYAGAWDDAKDPRLSPLHGSDLSGLPPAVVVTAEYDPLRDEGEAYGEALRAAGVEAHVQRYDGLIHGFFDMGTISPAAQRAIEESCERFGRLLHR; encoded by the coding sequence GTGCCGGTCGACCCGCACATCGCCGCGATGCTCACCATGATGGAGGAGGCCGGGCTGCCCCCCATGTACGCGGGCAGCCCCGAAGCCGGACGGGCGCTGTACCTCCAGCTCACCCACGGCGCCCGCACCCCCGAGCAGCTGGTCCCCGTGGCCGGTACCGAGGACCGCACCGTGCCCGGCGCCACGGGGGACCTGAAGGCCCGCGTCTACCGGCCGGAGGGTGAGGGCCCCTTCCCGACCGTCGTCTTCTTCCACGGCGGCGGCTGGGTGATCGGCGACCTCGACACCCACGACAACATGGCCCGGCACATCTGCCGGGGCAGCCGCGCGGTCGTCATCGCGATCGACTACCGGCTCGCCCCCGAGCACCCCTTCCCCGCCGCGGCCGAGGATGCGGTCGCCGCCGCCCGCTGGGTCGCCGGTTCCCTGGACGAGCTGGGCGGGGACCAGCGCCTGGCGCTCGCCGGCGACAGCGCGGGTGGCAACCTGGCCGCGGTCGTCGCCCAGGTGCTGCGGGACGAGGGCACCCCGTTGGCCGGGCAGCTCCTCATCTACCCCGCGGTCGACGCCGAGGGCGACTACCCGTCGCGCGTGGAGAACGCCAAGGGGTACTTCCTCGAGAAGGACACGATGGACTGGTTCTACGGGCACTACGCCGGGGCCTGGGACGACGCGAAGGATCCGCGACTGTCGCCGCTGCACGGCTCGGACCTCTCCGGGTTGCCGCCGGCGGTCGTCGTGACAGCGGAGTACGACCCGCTGCGCGACGAGGGCGAGGCCTACGGCGAGGCGCTGCGGGCCGCGGGCGTCGAGGCCCACGTCCAGCGGTACGACGGCCTGATCCACGGGTTCTTCGACATGGGGACCATCTCCCCCGCTGCCCAGCGCGCGATCGAGGAGAGCTGCGAGCGGTTCGGCCGGCTGCTCCACCGCTGA
- a CDS encoding acetamidase/formamidase family protein: MPEHVLWGRLPCEKDPPVLTVDPGTEITVDTVSHEGILEDQGRDPAAFFARHGATGVLEDAVALAHSDHPHRFGVDGPHVVSRPIAVDGARVGDLLAITVLDATPRAPYGVISNRHGRGALPGEYPLAGEPLYSAFATVSDDAAHGRLPLTEGGEPAVRFPLAPFLGIMGVAVPGGERPHSVPPGRHGGNIDISLLTAGSTLYLPVQVDGALAYVGDPHFAQGDGEVSLTAMEGSLRATLRLDVVAHEDAVRRFGELAAPLAETTELLVPTGMDEDLDRAVQNCVRAAIALLEARFGMDPRLAYAYLSAATDFRISQVVDVVKGVHATIRKVDFA, encoded by the coding sequence ATGCCCGAACACGTGCTGTGGGGACGGCTGCCGTGCGAGAAGGACCCACCGGTCCTCACCGTCGACCCCGGCACCGAGATCACCGTCGACACGGTCAGCCACGAGGGCATCCTGGAGGACCAGGGCCGGGACCCGGCTGCGTTCTTCGCCCGCCACGGTGCGACCGGGGTGCTCGAGGACGCCGTCGCCCTGGCGCACAGCGACCACCCGCACCGGTTCGGGGTCGACGGGCCGCACGTGGTCAGTCGGCCGATCGCCGTCGACGGTGCGCGCGTCGGTGACCTGCTGGCGATCACGGTCCTCGATGCCACGCCACGGGCGCCGTACGGCGTCATCTCCAACCGGCACGGCCGGGGCGCCCTGCCGGGCGAGTACCCCCTCGCCGGCGAGCCCCTCTACAGCGCCTTCGCCACCGTCAGCGACGACGCGGCGCACGGCCGGCTGCCGCTGACCGAGGGCGGCGAGCCGGCGGTGCGGTTCCCCCTCGCTCCGTTCCTCGGCATCATGGGCGTCGCCGTGCCGGGCGGCGAGCGACCGCACTCGGTGCCACCCGGTCGCCACGGCGGCAACATCGACATCTCCCTGCTGACGGCGGGGAGCACGCTGTACCTGCCGGTCCAGGTCGACGGGGCACTGGCCTACGTCGGCGATCCGCACTTCGCCCAGGGCGACGGCGAGGTGAGCCTGACCGCGATGGAGGGCAGCCTGCGCGCGACGCTCCGGCTCGACGTGGTCGCCCACGAGGACGCGGTGCGGCGGTTCGGCGAGCTGGCCGCCCCGCTCGCCGAGACGACCGAGCTCCTGGTTCCCACGGGCATGGACGAGGACCTCGACCGCGCCGTCCAGAACTGCGTCCGTGCCGCGATCGCCCTGCTGGAGGCCCGGTTCGGCATGGACCCGCGCCTGGCCTACGCCTACCTCTCCGCGGCCACCGACTTCCGCATCAGCCAGGTGGTCGACGTCGTGAAGGGCGTGCACGCCACCATCCGGAAGGTGGACTTCGCGTGA
- a CDS encoding AraC family transcriptional regulator, with translation MSHDTTGHGLRYPANPGHAAVRGTGSVALLCALAAEHGFRTQEALEGTGIPASALGDPGAEITAVQEARLIGTLAARLPETAALQAGARYRLTTYGIWGFALLSSRTIRESHEIGMRFLDLSYALTRISAQEFRDELALFFDDLDLPGPVRRFALLRDTSAALQIWRETLGRGVVPRRVALTLPPPTDPAPYEAAFGLLPEFGAPRSVVSFDAELLDQPLPHAAPLTAAACEAQCRDVLDRRHSRSGTSGRVRDVLLREPWRMPGQDEVAAALHLSVRTLRRHLAHEGTSYRAVLEQTREHLAEELLLTAGLSVEQVAERLGYSEASSFVQAFRRWKGLSPGRWAQAARAGAAR, from the coding sequence GTGAGCCATGACACGACCGGTCACGGGTTGAGATATCCGGCCAATCCTGGACACGCTGCCGTACGCGGTACGGGCAGCGTCGCGCTGCTGTGCGCGCTCGCGGCCGAGCACGGGTTCCGCACCCAGGAGGCACTTGAGGGCACCGGGATCCCCGCGTCGGCGCTGGGCGACCCCGGGGCCGAGATCACCGCCGTCCAGGAGGCCCGGCTCATCGGGACGCTCGCCGCCCGGCTGCCCGAGACCGCCGCGCTCCAGGCCGGGGCGCGCTACCGGCTGACCACGTACGGGATCTGGGGCTTCGCGCTCCTGTCGAGCCGGACCATCCGGGAGAGCCACGAGATCGGCATGCGCTTCCTCGACCTCAGCTATGCGCTCACCCGCATCAGCGCGCAGGAGTTCCGCGACGAGCTCGCGCTCTTCTTCGACGACCTGGACCTGCCCGGCCCGGTGCGGCGGTTCGCGCTGCTCCGGGACACGTCGGCGGCCCTGCAGATCTGGCGGGAGACCCTCGGGCGGGGCGTGGTGCCGCGGCGCGTGGCGCTCACCCTGCCGCCGCCCACCGACCCGGCGCCGTACGAGGCGGCCTTCGGCCTGCTCCCCGAGTTCGGTGCGCCCCGCTCGGTCGTGTCCTTCGACGCGGAACTCCTCGACCAGCCGTTGCCCCACGCGGCTCCCCTGACGGCGGCGGCCTGCGAGGCACAGTGCCGCGACGTGCTGGACCGGCGCCACTCCCGCTCGGGAACGAGCGGCCGGGTGCGCGACGTCCTGCTGCGGGAGCCGTGGCGGATGCCCGGGCAGGACGAGGTGGCCGCCGCGCTGCACCTGAGCGTGCGGACGCTGCGTCGCCACCTCGCCCACGAGGGGACGAGCTACCGCGCCGTCCTGGAGCAGACGCGCGAGCACCTCGCCGAAGAGCTGCTCCTGACGGCGGGCCTGAGCGTCGAGCAGGTCGCCGAGCGGCTCGGCTACTCGGAGGCGTCGAGCTTCGTGCAGGCCTTCCGGCGCTGGAAGGGGCTCAGCCCCGGCCGCTGGGCCCAGGCCGCCCGTGCCGGTGCCGCTCGCTGA
- a CDS encoding isochorismatase family protein, with protein sequence MWKPRWGAFHRTPLDGHLRALGVSTVVIAGCNYPNCPRATVYGASERDYRTLIAEDAISDLNRMHLAEAARMGVLHAPSTEMLRRLTPG encoded by the coding sequence ATGTGGAAGCCTCGCTGGGGAGCATTCCACCGCACCCCCCTGGACGGGCACCTGCGCGCCCTCGGCGTCAGCACGGTCGTGATCGCCGGCTGCAACTACCCCAACTGCCCCCGCGCGACGGTGTACGGGGCCAGCGAACGCGACTACCGGACGCTGATTGCCGAGGACGCGATCTCCGACCTGAATCGGATGCACCTGGCGGAGGCCGCCCGGATGGGGGTGCTGCACGCGCCGAGCACCGAGATGCTCCGGCGGCTGACGCCAGGGTGA
- a CDS encoding NAD(P)/FAD-dependent oxidoreductase, with amino-acid sequence MTVLAETERSATATEHVDVLIVGAGISGIGAAHHLRERFPDRSFVLLDALEARGGTWWTHRYPGVRSDSDLFTFGYKFKPWRGASIATSEEILRYLDEVIDEEDLAGRIRYRHRVTTASWSSAERRWTVQVTREDTGEELRLTTDFLWMCQGYYDHAQPYRPQWAGLDRFGGEVVHPQQWPDDLDHAGKRVVVIGSGATAATLVPAIAETADHVTMLQRSPTFFFARPRTHELADTLRSLGIPDEWTHEILRRAYIAEGDEITRLSFESPDELRAMLMEAMIPLLPEGFDVEKHFSPSYRPWQQRLAVVPDGDLFTALREGKASVVTDTIETFTETGIRLASGEELEADVVVTATGFDLSLFGGIAFTVDGEAVDFTDRVTWRGVMISGVPNMAYVFGYFRASWTLRADLVSELVCRLLAHAQERGASTVVPQLRPEDADMPLRPWADPENFNSGYVMRSMHLMFKQGDREPWTHLLEYQQERTALPAADLDDGTLRYS; translated from the coding sequence ATGACGGTGTTGGCAGAGACCGAGCGATCGGCGACGGCGACCGAGCACGTCGACGTGCTCATCGTGGGAGCCGGCATCTCGGGGATCGGTGCGGCGCACCACCTGCGGGAGCGGTTCCCCGACAGGTCGTTCGTCCTCCTCGATGCGCTGGAGGCCCGGGGGGGCACGTGGTGGACCCACCGGTACCCCGGGGTTCGATCCGACAGCGACCTGTTCACCTTCGGCTACAAGTTCAAGCCGTGGCGGGGGGCGTCGATCGCGACGTCCGAGGAAATCCTCCGCTACCTCGACGAGGTCATCGACGAAGAGGACCTGGCCGGCCGCATCCGCTACCGGCACCGGGTCACGACCGCGAGCTGGTCCTCGGCGGAGCGCCGTTGGACCGTCCAGGTGACCCGGGAGGACACCGGTGAGGAGCTGCGCCTCACCACCGACTTCCTGTGGATGTGCCAGGGCTACTACGACCACGCCCAGCCCTACCGGCCGCAGTGGGCGGGCCTCGACCGCTTCGGCGGCGAGGTCGTGCACCCCCAGCAGTGGCCCGACGACCTGGACCACGCCGGCAAGCGCGTGGTCGTCATCGGCTCCGGCGCGACGGCGGCGACCCTCGTCCCGGCCATCGCGGAGACCGCCGACCACGTCACGATGCTCCAGCGGTCGCCGACCTTCTTCTTCGCCCGGCCCCGGACCCACGAGCTGGCCGACACGCTGCGGTCGCTCGGCATCCCCGACGAGTGGACGCACGAGATCCTGCGCCGTGCCTACATCGCGGAGGGCGACGAGATCACCCGGCTGTCCTTCGAGTCCCCCGACGAGCTGCGGGCCATGCTGATGGAGGCCATGATCCCGTTGCTGCCCGAGGGCTTCGACGTCGAGAAGCACTTCAGCCCGAGCTACCGGCCCTGGCAGCAGCGCCTCGCCGTCGTACCCGACGGCGACCTGTTCACGGCCCTGCGCGAGGGGAAGGCGTCGGTCGTCACCGACACGATCGAGACCTTCACCGAGACCGGCATCCGGCTGGCCTCCGGTGAGGAGCTCGAGGCCGACGTCGTGGTCACCGCCACGGGCTTCGACCTGAGCCTCTTCGGCGGGATCGCGTTCACCGTCGACGGCGAGGCGGTGGACTTCACCGACCGGGTGACCTGGCGCGGCGTCATGATCAGCGGGGTGCCGAACATGGCCTACGTGTTCGGCTACTTCCGGGCCAGCTGGACCCTGCGGGCGGACCTGGTCAGCGAGCTGGTGTGCCGGCTCCTGGCCCACGCCCAGGAGCGGGGAGCGTCCACGGTGGTCCCGCAGCTGCGCCCCGAGGACGCCGACATGCCCCTGCGGCCGTGGGCCGACCCGGAGAACTTCAACTCCGGCTACGTCATGCGCTCGATGCACCTGATGTTCAAGCAGGGCGACCGCGAGCCGTGGACGCACCTGCTCGAGTACCAGCAGGAGCGGACCGCGCTGCCCGCGGCCGACCTCGACGACGGGACCCTGCGGTACAGCTGA